One genomic window of Misgurnus anguillicaudatus chromosome 12, ASM2758022v2, whole genome shotgun sequence includes the following:
- the LOC129435188 gene encoding uncharacterized protein: protein MTRVRREVRMLLRSMKRPVMMHQMEVKEIKEGQLISKQVLRRCNAEAKKAIPRILDKLEKDLFQKTQYNFYGHLTAYFASIYGHRCGVFQNLAIGEVEKAVKSSSTGSYLINVKFHKTNQAFGPAQLSATVEEFGWFHRFLALKNRLVGSKTATYFFFTSTPNPCKNLNNYFQGAWVSMGLPGKPNFTDLRTSIATHAKNSHSVDNRRKVAQSMCHDTSTANKYYAMNLNSRQAVEHRRLFEQALLGEEASPEKEQGVKRKAKSQHCRSGKRAGAKEASPSESTSSSSSKEEEKVPFQESGVSTLDSPSSLETYPTNLESPDRSSSSSSSSVVPPSTRASPDTGSPELSVPERATTRDSDDSKPDVPEPAIMDVTMVISFWPKEN, encoded by the exons TGAAGGAGATCAAGGAAGGACAGCTCATCTCCAAGCAAGTGCTTCGTCGCTGCAACGCCGAGGCCAAAAAGGCAATCCCGCGGATCCTCG ACAAGCTGGAGAAGGACCTCTTCCAGAAAACACAATACAATTTCTACGGGCACTTGACGGCCTACTTCGCCTCCATCTACGGGCACAGGTGCGGGGTGTTTCAGAACCTGGCAATCGGGGAGGTGGAGAAGGCCGTCAAGTCGTCCAGCACCGGGTCCTACCTGATAAAC GTCAAATTCCACAAGACGAACCAGGCCTTCGGCCCGGCCCAGCTGTCGGCGACCGTGGAGGAGTTCGGGTGGTTCCACAGGTTCCTGGCCCTTAAGAACCGCCTGGTCGGCAGCAAGACGGCGACCTATTTTTTCTTTACATCGACACCCAATCCCTGCAAAAACCTGAACAATTATTTTCAGGGGGCTTGGGTGTCGATGGGGCTTCCCGGGAAGCCTAACTTCACTGACCTCCGGACCTCCATCGCGACCCAC GCCAAGAACAGCCACAGCGTGGACAACCGGCGGAAGGTGGCACAGTCCATGTGCCACGACACCTCCACGGCCAACAAGTATTATGCCATGAACCTCAATTCGAGGCAGGCCGTGGAGCACCGCCGGTTGTTTGAGCAGGCGCTGTTGGGCGAGGAGGCGTCACCGGAGAAGGAACAAGGGGTTAAGCGAAAGGCGAAGAGTCAGCACTGCCGGAGCGGGAAGCGCGCCGGAGCGAAGGAGGCCTCGCCGTCCGAGTCGACGTCGAGCAGCAGCTCCAAGGAAGAGGAAAAGGTCCCCTTCCAGGAGTCTGGGGTATCCACCCTCGACTCTCCATCG AGCTTGGAAACGTACCCCACCAACCTGGAAAGCCCCGACCGATCGTCATCGTCCTCCTCTTCCTCGGTCGTGCCTCCGTCGACCCGGGCCTCTCCGGACACGGGCTCTCCTGAACTGTCCGTCCCCGAGCGCGCAACCACCCGGGACTCTGATGACTCCAAACCGGACGTCCCGGAGCCCGCCATCATGGATGTTACCATGGTAATAAGCTTTTGGCCAAAAGAAAATTAA